One Novosphingobium sp. G106 DNA segment encodes these proteins:
- the bktB gene encoding beta-ketothiolase BktB has product MEDIYIVSGVRTAVGDFGGSLKGFKPAELGGLVATEALSRAGVAPSDVEHVVFGQVGNTSARDAFLARVIGLNAGIPDAVPAFTLNRLCGSGVQAIVSAAQMMKLGEAAITVAGGAESMTNTPFHDHSMRFGQKMGNVTLEDALTVGLSDPIGGFHMGITAENVAERHCISREDMDALAVTSHQRAARAQAEGRFKEQILPIEIKTRKGVVVFDTDEHVKGDTNLETLSAMKPAFKKDGSVTAANASGINDGAAAVVLATGKAVDEKGLKPLARIVAWGHAGVEPAYMGEGPIKAVPIALKRAGLTLDQIDVIESNEAFAAQAAAVAKVLGFDPEKVNPNGSGVSLGHPVGATGCIMTVKAIYELKRIGGKYGLITMCIGGGQGIAMVIENV; this is encoded by the coding sequence ATGGAAGACATCTACATTGTCAGCGGCGTCCGCACCGCGGTTGGCGACTTCGGCGGTTCGCTGAAGGGCTTCAAGCCCGCGGAACTCGGCGGTCTGGTCGCGACCGAAGCGCTGAGCCGCGCCGGCGTAGCCCCGTCGGACGTCGAGCACGTCGTCTTCGGCCAGGTCGGCAACACCAGCGCGCGCGACGCCTTTCTCGCGCGCGTCATCGGCCTGAACGCCGGCATTCCCGATGCGGTCCCGGCCTTCACCCTGAACCGTCTCTGCGGTTCGGGCGTCCAGGCGATCGTTTCGGCGGCGCAGATGATGAAGCTCGGGGAGGCGGCGATCACCGTCGCCGGCGGCGCGGAATCGATGACGAACACGCCGTTCCACGACCATTCGATGCGCTTCGGCCAGAAGATGGGCAACGTCACGCTCGAGGACGCGCTGACCGTCGGCCTGTCGGACCCGATTGGCGGCTTCCATATGGGCATCACCGCCGAGAACGTGGCCGAGCGTCACTGCATCAGCCGTGAGGACATGGATGCGCTCGCGGTCACCAGCCACCAGCGCGCCGCGCGCGCCCAGGCCGAGGGCCGTTTCAAGGAGCAGATCCTCCCGATCGAGATCAAGACGCGCAAGGGCGTCGTCGTGTTCGATACCGACGAGCACGTGAAGGGCGATACGAACCTGGAAACGCTCAGCGCGATGAAGCCGGCGTTCAAAAAGGACGGTTCGGTCACGGCGGCCAATGCCTCGGGCATCAACGACGGCGCTGCCGCCGTGGTTCTGGCCACGGGCAAGGCGGTCGACGAGAAGGGCCTCAAGCCGCTCGCGCGCATCGTCGCCTGGGGCCATGCCGGCGTCGAGCCCGCCTACATGGGCGAGGGTCCGATCAAGGCCGTGCCGATCGCGCTCAAGCGCGCCGGCCTGACGCTCGACCAAATCGACGTGATCGAGAGCAACGAGGCTTTCGCCGCGCAGGCCGCGGCCGTCGCCAAGGTGCTCGGCTTCGATCCCGAGAAGGTGAACCCCAACGGTTCGGGCGTCAGCCTGGGCCACCCGGTCGGCGCCACGGGCTGCATCATGACGGTCAAGGCGATCTACGAGCTCAAGCGGATCGGCGGCAAGTACGGCCTGATCACGATGTGCATCGGCGGCGGCCAGGGCATCGCCATGGTGATCGAGAACGTCTGA
- a CDS encoding OsmC family protein encodes MNHRHEATVEWRGGQGEPLSARRFSRAHRWHFDGGVTVPASSSPLVVPVPLSDPAAVDPEEALVAALASCHMMSFLHLASRKALDIASYVDKAEGETGRRADGKTAMLSVVLHPQIEFVGEADPALVGELHHEAHELCYIANSVNFPVTVEPLQ; translated from the coding sequence ATGAACCATCGCCACGAAGCGACGGTCGAATGGCGCGGGGGGCAGGGCGAACCCCTGTCTGCGCGCCGTTTCAGCCGGGCGCATCGCTGGCATTTCGATGGCGGCGTGACGGTGCCCGCATCGTCCTCGCCGCTGGTGGTCCCGGTGCCGCTGTCGGACCCGGCCGCGGTCGATCCCGAGGAAGCGCTGGTGGCGGCTCTGGCGAGCTGTCACATGATGTCGTTCCTGCACCTCGCTTCGCGCAAAGCGCTCGACATTGCGTCCTATGTCGACAAGGCCGAGGGTGAGACCGGCCGACGCGCGGACGGCAAGACCGCGATGCTTTCGGTGGTCCTGCACCCGCAGATCGAATTCGTGGGCGAGGCCGATCCGGCGCTCGTCGGCGAGCTGCACCATGAGGCGCATGAGCTCTGCTACATCGCCAATTCCGTTAACTTTCCCGTGACAGTGGAACCGCTACAATGA
- the mce gene encoding methylmalonyl-CoA epimerase, giving the protein MKLGRLNHIGVATPDLDASIAFYRDIMGATDITEPFVLESQQVRVCFVNTPGEDGTAGTQIELLQPTAADSAVGKWLEKNPLGGQHHICYEVPDILEAKAWFEKLGKRVLGEPRIGAHGTLIFFVHPKDMGGQLTEIMETPKGAH; this is encoded by the coding sequence ATGAAACTCGGCCGCCTCAACCACATCGGCGTGGCCACGCCGGACCTCGACGCTTCGATCGCGTTCTACCGCGACATCATGGGCGCGACCGATATCACCGAGCCTTTCGTGCTCGAAAGCCAGCAGGTTCGCGTCTGCTTCGTCAACACGCCTGGCGAGGACGGCACGGCGGGCACGCAGATCGAGCTGCTCCAGCCGACCGCGGCGGACAGCGCGGTCGGCAAATGGCTCGAGAAGAACCCGCTCGGGGGCCAGCACCACATTTGCTACGAAGTGCCCGACATTCTCGAAGCCAAGGCCTGGTTCGAGAAGCTCGGCAAGCGCGTGCTGGGTGAGCCCCGCATCGGCGCCCACGGCACGCTGATCTTCTTCGTCCACCCCAAGGACATGGGCGGGCAGCTGACCGAGATCATGGAGACGCCGAAAGGCGCGCACTGA
- the scpA gene encoding methylmalonyl-CoA mutase, with protein MSDNSSGNGPTIETWEAAKAKEVKGKDLTWHTPEGIDVKPLYTAEDVTVDPGLPGFAPFTRGVRASMYAGRPWTIRQYAGFSTAEESNAFYRRNLAAGQKGLSVAFDLATHRGYDSDHPRVVGDVGKAGVAIDSVEDMKILFDGIPLDQMSVSMTMNGAVIPILAFFIVAGEEQGVDRKLLDGTIQNDILKEFMVRNTYIYPPEPSMRIISDIFGYTSREMPKFNSISISGYHMQEAGATQVQELAFTIADGAEYVKYGVASGLDIDKFAGRLSFFFAIGMNFFMEVAKLRAARVLWHRVMTELGAKDERSKMLRTHCQTSGVSLQEQDPYNNVIRTTIEAMASMLGGTQSLHTNALDEAIALPTDFSARIARNTQIIIQEETGMCNVVDPLGGSYYIESLTQQLVDQAWEIIERVQAEGGMAKAVAAGWPKAMIETAAAARQARVDRGDDVIVGVNKYRLATEDFLETLEVDNAKVREGQIARINKMKADRDEAKCQAALKALSDGAAGESSIENNLLALAVEAARARATLGEISSAMEVSFNRYGTQPTPVKGVYSAPYEGDSRWQQVLDGVEAVTRRLGRKPKLLVAKMGQDGHDRGANVIASAFGDMGFDIVSGPLFQTPEETVVLALDSGVDVVGASSLAAGHKTLIPELIQLLRDKGRNDIKVIAGGVIPPQDYDYLRNAGVQGIYGPGSNVVECAADVLRLLGHNMPPVGDALQAAE; from the coding sequence ATGAGCGACAATTCTTCAGGTAACGGACCCACGATCGAGACCTGGGAAGCCGCGAAGGCGAAAGAGGTCAAGGGCAAGGACCTGACCTGGCACACGCCCGAGGGCATCGATGTCAAGCCGCTCTATACGGCCGAGGACGTGACGGTCGATCCGGGCCTGCCCGGTTTCGCCCCTTTCACCCGCGGCGTGCGTGCCTCGATGTACGCTGGCCGTCCTTGGACGATCCGCCAGTACGCGGGCTTCTCGACCGCTGAAGAGTCAAACGCCTTCTACCGCCGCAACCTCGCTGCCGGTCAGAAGGGCCTTTCGGTCGCCTTCGATCTCGCCACCCACCGCGGCTATGACAGCGACCATCCGCGCGTCGTCGGCGACGTCGGCAAGGCCGGCGTGGCGATCGACAGCGTCGAGGACATGAAGATCCTGTTCGACGGCATTCCGCTCGATCAGATGTCGGTCTCGATGACGATGAACGGCGCGGTCATTCCGATCCTCGCCTTCTTCATCGTCGCCGGCGAGGAGCAGGGCGTCGACCGCAAGCTGCTCGACGGGACCATCCAGAACGACATCCTCAAGGAGTTCATGGTCCGCAACACCTACATCTACCCGCCCGAGCCGAGCATGCGGATCATCTCGGACATCTTCGGCTACACCAGCCGCGAGATGCCGAAGTTCAACTCGATCTCGATCTCCGGCTATCACATGCAGGAAGCCGGCGCGACGCAGGTCCAGGAGCTGGCCTTCACCATCGCCGACGGCGCCGAATATGTGAAGTACGGCGTCGCCTCGGGCCTCGACATCGACAAGTTCGCCGGCCGCCTGTCGTTCTTCTTCGCCATCGGCATGAACTTCTTCATGGAAGTCGCCAAGCTGCGCGCCGCGCGCGTGCTGTGGCACCGGGTGATGACCGAGCTCGGCGCCAAGGACGAGCGTTCGAAGATGCTGCGCACCCACTGCCAGACCTCGGGCGTGTCGCTGCAGGAGCAGGACCCCTACAACAACGTCATCCGCACGACGATCGAGGCGATGGCCTCGATGCTCGGCGGCACCCAGTCGCTGCACACAAACGCGCTCGACGAGGCGATCGCGCTGCCGACCGACTTCTCGGCGCGCATTGCCCGCAACACCCAGATCATCATCCAGGAAGAGACCGGCATGTGCAATGTCGTCGATCCGCTGGGTGGGTCCTACTACATCGAGAGCCTGACCCAGCAGCTGGTCGACCAGGCCTGGGAAATCATCGAGCGCGTCCAGGCCGAAGGTGGCATGGCCAAGGCCGTCGCCGCCGGCTGGCCCAAGGCGATGATCGAGACCGCCGCCGCCGCCCGCCAGGCGCGGGTCGATCGCGGCGACGACGTAATCGTCGGCGTCAACAAGTACCGCCTCGCTACCGAGGATTTCCTCGAGACGCTCGAAGTCGACAACGCCAAGGTCCGCGAGGGCCAGATCGCCCGCATCAACAAGATGAAGGCGGACCGCGATGAGGCCAAGTGCCAAGCGGCGCTGAAAGCGCTCAGCGACGGCGCGGCCGGCGAGAGCTCGATCGAGAACAACCTGCTCGCGCTCGCGGTCGAAGCCGCGCGCGCCCGTGCGACGCTCGGTGAGATCTCCTCGGCGATGGAAGTCAGCTTCAACCGCTACGGCACGCAGCCGACCCCGGTGAAGGGCGTCTATTCGGCGCCTTACGAGGGCGACAGCCGCTGGCAGCAGGTGCTCGACGGCGTCGAGGCCGTGACGCGCCGCCTGGGCCGCAAGCCCAAGCTGCTCGTCGCCAAGATGGGCCAGGACGGTCATGATCGCGGCGCCAATGTCATCGCCTCGGCCTTCGGCGACATGGGCTTCGACATCGTCTCGGGCCCGCTGTTCCAGACGCCCGAGGAAACCGTGGTGCTGGCGCTCGACAGCGGCGTCGACGTGGTCGGCGCCTCGAGCCTCGCGGCGGGGCACAAGACGCTGATCCCCGAGCTGATCCAGTTGCTGCGCGACAAGGGCCGCAACGACATCAAGGTCATCGCTGGCGGCGTCATTCCGCCGCAGGACTACGATTACCTGCGCAATGCCGGCGTTCAGGGAATCTATGGTCCGGGCTCGAACGTGGTCGAATGCGCCGCCGACGTGCTGCGCCTGCTCGGCCACAACATGCCGCCGGTCGGCGATGCACTGCAGGCGGCCGAATAA
- a CDS encoding DMT family transporter yields the protein MQQGHASFLGIATLMFVAGIGIPLMATLNAGLGRQIASPAAATFILYAVGLVLSLGVMLAAGGFPAAEKFQGIKPQFYMGAIFVVFYIVAITWAAPKIGVGNAVFFVLLGQLVAAAGIDHFGLWGAVQSAITPKRILGIAVMAFGVYLARKPA from the coding sequence TTGCAGCAGGGCCACGCCAGCTTCCTGGGGATTGCGACGCTGATGTTCGTCGCGGGCATCGGCATTCCGCTGATGGCCACGCTGAACGCGGGGCTGGGCCGGCAGATCGCCAGCCCAGCAGCGGCGACGTTCATCCTCTATGCCGTCGGCCTTGTGCTGTCGCTCGGCGTCATGCTGGCGGCGGGCGGTTTCCCGGCGGCCGAGAAGTTTCAAGGGATCAAGCCGCAGTTCTACATGGGCGCGATCTTCGTCGTCTTCTACATCGTCGCGATCACCTGGGCGGCGCCGAAGATCGGCGTGGGCAACGCGGTGTTCTTCGTGCTGCTGGGCCAGCTCGTGGCGGCCGCAGGGATCGACCATTTCGGCCTCTGGGGCGCAGTGCAGTCGGCGATCACGCCCAAGCGCATACTCGGCATCGCGGTCATGGCCTTCGGCGTCTATCTGGCGAGGAAGCCGGCATGA
- a CDS encoding lysozyme inhibitor LprI family protein yields the protein MIGALLLLAAAAAADENCGDLPQQPMNQCFYRAYERADAEMAAQWKLTAAAMKQADRDLDRTYDKDPGYFDTLLAGQRAWLTYRDQQCLSASFEARGGSLAPTLNSTCRITLTQERTRQLKALVEVEN from the coding sequence ATGATCGGCGCGCTGCTCCTCCTCGCGGCCGCTGCTGCCGCCGACGAAAACTGCGGCGACCTGCCGCAGCAGCCGATGAACCAGTGCTTCTACCGCGCCTACGAACGCGCCGATGCCGAGATGGCCGCGCAATGGAAGCTCACCGCCGCGGCGATGAAGCAGGCCGACCGCGATCTCGACCGGACCTATGACAAGGACCCCGGCTACTTCGATACCCTGCTCGCCGGCCAGCGCGCCTGGCTGACTTACCGCGATCAGCAGTGCCTGAGCGCCAGCTTCGAGGCGCGCGGCGGCTCGCTTGCGCCGACGCTCAACAGCACCTGCCGGATCACGCTGACACAAGAACGAACCCGACAACTCAAAGCCTTGGTGGAAGTCGAAAACTGA
- a CDS encoding acetyl/propionyl/methylcrotonyl-CoA carboxylase subunit alpha, translated as MFKKILIANRGEIACRVIKTARRMGIQTVAVYSDADARAPFVQMADEAVHIGPSPAAQSYLIADKIIAACKQTGAEAVHPGYGFLSERTSFAEQLKAEGIEFIGPPVNAIAAMGDKIESKKLAKAAGVNVVPGFVGEIEDTEHAVRISDEIGYPVMMKASAGGGGKGMRLAYNEKDVREGFEATKREGLNSFGDDRVFIEKFILNPRHIEIQILGDKHGNVLYLNERECSIQRRHQKVVEEAPSPFVTPKMRKAMGEQCVALSKAVGYYSAGTVELIVSGADPTGESFYFLEMNTRLQVEHPVTECITGVDLVEQMIRVAYGEKLAFGQDDVKIDGWAIENRVYAEDPYRGFLPSTGRLSRYRPPVEGWTDDGQANGRRGIDGIRVDDGVYEGGEVSMFYDPMIAKLITWGETRDEAADLQIAALDSFEIEGLGHNIDFVSAIMQHPRFRSGELTTGFIAEEYPEGFHGAATSDETKAKIAAVAGFVATARADRARNVDGQLAHHLPPPNEWSVKIGDRSFAVTLDDETISVDGTEVDLAMEYTPGDKLIQAEIDGEPIGIRIEPTRTGLKVTTRGAIHKVEVLPARLAHLTKHMIEKVPPDLSKFLICPMPGLLVRLDVAEGDKVEAGQPLAVVEAMKMENILRAEKSATVKKVNAKAGESLAVDAIILELE; from the coding sequence ATGTTCAAGAAAATCCTCATCGCCAACCGCGGCGAGATCGCCTGCCGCGTCATCAAGACGGCGCGCCGCATGGGCATCCAGACGGTTGCGGTCTATTCGGACGCCGATGCCCGCGCGCCTTTCGTGCAGATGGCTGACGAGGCCGTCCACATCGGCCCGTCACCCGCCGCGCAGTCCTACCTGATCGCCGACAAGATCATCGCCGCCTGCAAGCAGACCGGCGCCGAGGCGGTCCATCCCGGCTATGGCTTCCTGTCCGAGCGCACCTCGTTCGCCGAGCAGCTTAAGGCCGAAGGCATCGAATTCATCGGCCCCCCGGTGAACGCCATCGCCGCGATGGGCGACAAGATCGAATCCAAGAAGCTCGCCAAGGCTGCCGGCGTCAATGTCGTCCCCGGCTTCGTCGGCGAGATCGAGGATACCGAGCACGCGGTGCGCATCTCGGACGAGATCGGCTATCCGGTGATGATGAAGGCCTCGGCCGGCGGCGGCGGCAAGGGCATGCGCCTGGCCTACAACGAGAAGGACGTCCGCGAGGGCTTCGAGGCGACCAAGCGCGAGGGCCTGAACTCGTTCGGCGACGACCGCGTCTTCATCGAGAAGTTCATCCTCAACCCGCGCCACATCGAGATCCAGATCCTCGGCGACAAGCACGGCAACGTGCTCTACCTCAACGAGCGCGAATGCTCGATCCAGCGCCGCCACCAGAAGGTCGTCGAAGAGGCGCCGTCGCCCTTCGTCACGCCGAAGATGCGCAAGGCCATGGGCGAGCAGTGCGTCGCGCTGTCGAAGGCCGTGGGCTATTACAGCGCCGGCACGGTCGAGCTCATCGTGTCGGGCGCCGACCCGACGGGCGAGAGCTTCTACTTCCTCGAGATGAACACGCGTCTCCAGGTCGAGCATCCGGTCACCGAATGCATCACCGGGGTCGACCTCGTCGAGCAGATGATCCGCGTCGCTTACGGCGAGAAGCTGGCTTTCGGCCAGGACGACGTGAAGATCGACGGCTGGGCGATCGAGAACCGCGTCTATGCCGAAGATCCCTATCGCGGCTTCCTGCCCTCGACCGGTCGCCTGTCGCGCTATCGTCCGCCCGTCGAAGGCTGGACCGATGACGGCCAGGCCAACGGCCGCCGCGGCATCGACGGCATCCGCGTCGACGACGGCGTCTACGAAGGCGGCGAAGTCTCGATGTTCTATGATCCGATGATCGCCAAGCTGATCACCTGGGGCGAGACGCGCGACGAGGCGGCCGACTTGCAGATCGCCGCGCTCGACTCTTTCGAGATCGAAGGCCTTGGCCACAACATCGATTTCGTCTCGGCGATCATGCAGCATCCGCGCTTCCGCTCGGGCGAACTGACCACGGGCTTCATCGCCGAGGAATATCCCGAAGGCTTTCACGGCGCCGCGACGTCTGACGAGACCAAGGCAAAGATCGCCGCGGTCGCCGGCTTCGTCGCCACGGCTCGCGCCGACCGCGCGCGCAACGTCGACGGCCAGTTGGCGCACCACCTGCCGCCGCCGAACGAGTGGAGCGTCAAGATCGGCGACCGCAGCTTTGCGGTGACGCTCGATGACGAGACGATCTCGGTCGACGGCACCGAAGTCGACCTCGCGATGGAATATACCCCCGGCGACAAGCTGATCCAGGCGGAGATCGACGGCGAGCCGATCGGCATCCGCATCGAGCCGACGCGCACCGGCCTCAAGGTGACCACGCGCGGCGCGATCCATAAGGTCGAGGTCCTGCCGGCGCGCCTGGCCCATCTGACCAAGCACATGATCGAGAAGGTGCCGCCCGATCTCTCCAAGTTCCTCATCTGCCCGATGCCCGGCCTGCTCGTGCGGCTCGACGTCGCCGAGGGTGACAAGGTCGAGGCCGGCCAGCCGCTCGCGGTGGTCGAGGCGATGAAGATGGAGAACATCCTGCGCGCCGAGAAGTCGGCGACGGTGAAGAAGGTCAATGCCAAGGCCGGCGAGAGCCTGGCTGTGGATGCGATCATCCTCGAACTCGAATAA
- a CDS encoding DUF2490 domain-containing protein, whose protein sequence is MISPSHRIVALSAAFAALAFGSPSHAETSQDEQVWLQIVAQGPVAGKVVYLAELQPRFGDRAKGLSQMVIRGAVGVKISDRVTIYQGYANARTPVAGRTDTVENRSFQQISWALGNPGGVALTSRTRLEQRWFSTGDEVGWRLRGSIRAAVPVRADGKIKLIGSVEVFVALDDTDWGARSGLDRVRGFAGVELPFSGKSTVELGYLNQYVNGANGRDQMDHVAAINLVLRP, encoded by the coding sequence ATGATTTCGCCTTCGCATCGAATCGTTGCCCTGTCGGCTGCCTTTGCCGCGCTCGCCTTCGGCTCGCCGTCGCATGCGGAAACGAGCCAGGACGAGCAGGTCTGGCTGCAAATCGTCGCGCAGGGGCCGGTCGCGGGCAAGGTCGTCTACCTCGCCGAATTGCAGCCGCGCTTTGGTGATCGGGCCAAAGGCCTGTCGCAGATGGTGATCCGCGGCGCGGTCGGGGTGAAGATCAGCGATCGGGTGACGATTTACCAGGGCTACGCCAACGCACGTACACCGGTCGCGGGCCGGACCGACACGGTGGAAAACCGCTCGTTCCAGCAGATCAGCTGGGCACTCGGCAATCCCGGCGGCGTCGCGCTGACCTCGCGCACGCGGCTCGAGCAGCGCTGGTTCTCGACCGGCGATGAGGTTGGCTGGCGGCTGCGCGGATCGATTCGTGCGGCCGTGCCGGTACGAGCCGACGGCAAGATAAAGCTGATCGGATCGGTCGAAGTCTTCGTCGCGCTCGACGACACCGACTGGGGCGCGAGGAGCGGGCTCGACCGGGTGCGTGGCTTCGCCGGTGTCGAGCTGCCTTTCTCGGGTAAGTCGACCGTCGAACTGGGCTATCTGAACCAGTATGTGAACGGCGCGAATGGGCGCGATCAGATGGATCACGTCGCCGCGATCAACCTAGTGCTCCGTCCGTAA
- a CDS encoding acyl-CoA thioesterase II, with product MTKTFAELLAQATVLADGIAVSVPETWHQGRTAYGGFSTALTLAAAMKVGGELPPLRSAQVSMIAPVFGEVEVRARLVRRGRNAVWMAAEIVREGEVAFTASFVFMGPVDSALHINDRPAPTDRIALADARSFVNERGPAFLYNHFDVRFALPRGEDKRPEMCWWVRARDRAGIDPMVELILCADALPPGVMSLLTPATPVSTMQWQVNLLTPAPKTEDGWWLLRSTGDYAEQGCSSQRMAIWNAEGAPILAGMQSVALFG from the coding sequence ATGACCAAGACTTTTGCAGAATTACTGGCGCAAGCGACGGTGCTCGCCGACGGGATCGCCGTGAGCGTCCCCGAAACCTGGCACCAGGGCCGCACGGCCTACGGCGGCTTCTCGACCGCGCTGACTCTGGCGGCGGCGATGAAGGTGGGCGGCGAACTGCCACCGCTGCGTTCGGCGCAGGTCTCCATGATCGCGCCCGTCTTCGGTGAGGTCGAGGTCCGAGCACGGCTCGTACGGCGTGGCCGCAATGCCGTTTGGATGGCGGCGGAGATTGTGCGGGAGGGCGAGGTGGCATTCACTGCCAGCTTCGTCTTCATGGGCCCGGTCGACAGCGCGCTGCATATCAACGACCGCCCGGCGCCGACCGATCGGATCGCGCTGGCCGATGCCCGCAGCTTCGTCAACGAGCGCGGTCCGGCCTTCCTCTACAACCATTTCGACGTGCGCTTCGCCCTGCCCAGGGGCGAGGACAAGCGGCCGGAGATGTGCTGGTGGGTGCGGGCGCGCGATCGTGCGGGGATCGACCCGATGGTCGAGCTCATCCTCTGTGCCGATGCCCTGCCGCCCGGCGTGATGTCGCTGCTCACGCCGGCGACGCCTGTCTCGACGATGCAGTGGCAGGTCAACCTGCTGACCCCGGCGCCCAAGACCGAAGACGGCTGGTGGCTGCTGCGCTCGACCGGCGACTATGCGGAGCAGGGCTGCTCGAGCCAGCGCATGGCGATCTGGAACGCCGAGGGCGCGCCGATCCTGGCGGGCATGCAGTCGGTGGCGCTGTTTGGGTGA